In a genomic window of Amphiprion ocellaris isolate individual 3 ecotype Okinawa chromosome 13, ASM2253959v1, whole genome shotgun sequence:
- the gpm6aa gene encoding glycoprotein M6Aa, which yields MEEDMDEGQTQKGCLECCIKCLGGIPYPSLIATILLYAGVALFCGCGHEALSGTVTILQNYFEVVRSPVDALDVFTMIDIIKYVIYGIASAFFVYGILLMVEGFFTSGAIKDLYGDFKITTCGRCVSAWFIMLTYIFMLAWLGVTAFTSLPVFIYFNIWNICQNATVLEGATLCLDPRQYGIVPIAEAKTVCAGSEKFYKMCESNELDMTFHLFICALAGAGAAVIAMIHYLMVLSANWAYVKDACRMQKYEDIKSKEEQELHDIHSTRSKERLNAYT from the exons gATGCCTGGAATGCTGCATAAAATGCCTGGGTGGGATTCCATACCCATCCCTCATAGCCACCATCCTGCTGTATGCGGGTGTGGCTCTGTTCTGCGGCTGCGGACACGAAGCCCTTTCTGGCACTGTGACCATCCTCCAGAACTACTTTGAGGTGGTGAGGAGCCCTGTGGATGCGCTGGATGTCTTTACCAT GATTGACATTATCAAGTATGTGATCTACGGCATTGCTTCAGCTTTCTTCGTCTACGGCATCCTGCTGATGGTGGAGGGATTCTTCACCAGTGGAGCCATTAAAGACCTGTATGGAGACTTCAAGATCACCACCTGCGGACGCTGTGTCAGCGCTTGG TTCATCATGCTGACATACATCTTCATGCTGGCTTGGCTCGGAGTCACTGCTTTTACCTCCCTCCCGGTCTTTATATATTTCAACATCTGGAATATCTGCCAAAACGCTACGGTGCTGGAGGGCGCCACACTCTGCCTGGACCCCCGCCAGTACG GTATTGTGCCAATTGCTGAGGCAAAAACTGTGTGTGCTGGATCAGAGAAATTCTACAAGATGTGCGAATCTAATGAG CTGGACATGACATTCCACTTGTTCATCTGTGCCCTTGCTGGAGCAGGAGCTGCTGTTATTGCTATG ATCCACTACTTGATGGTGCTGTCTGCCAACTGGGCCTACGTGAAGGACGCCTGCCGGATGCAGAAGTACGAGGACATCAAGTCGAAGGAGGAGCAGGAGCTTCACGACATCCACTCCACTCGCTCCAAGGAGCGTCTCAACGCCTACACATAA
- the lrit3a gene encoding leucine-rich repeat, immunoglobulin-like domain and transmembrane domain-containing protein 3a: MRRLLCVHVLLCCLSMAHPFCPSQCTCVFHGRTDGTGTRSVLCNDPDMSDIPVNVPVDTVKLRIEKTAIRRIPTEAFYYLVDLRYLWITYNSITSVDTASFYNLKVLHELRLDGNMIAIFPWESLKEMPRLRTLDLHNNRLTNVPTEAIPYLLNITYLDLSSNKFSTLPSDLMDIWPPFNGLPVSTNASQKVVLGLQDNPWFCDCKISKLIEMSKMADTPVVLMDLFLTCAGPENLAGVLFQRAELDNCVKPSVMTSATKITSPLGSNVLLRCDATGFPTPTLYWAKSDGSPVNNTVQESPGDGIRWSIMSLHGIVYKDAGNYSCKAKNVAGNAEATISLSVAGTFSTTIPPPRPGTGTGPTSLGTTFIPPTDITSSPFVTSTVLPRTSTVSAVPRKPKTTPSSGLQKGSLKQTKSQQGGNGRKLAADEKSKKSDASKSVKDLKIVEETADSAVLLWTADGLPNEAPLTVVYSPYGEDDSKRTVETNAGSGKVLLDGLSSGMRYSVCLFAKGSAAGKDPCIDFYTLDNIEDDGQNQLFMIISGIACALVLPLIALLIYKILALYCKGSSTELDEEELEKESYVKFETISMKQRTMNSHPTELWARRPTHESERMLLCSRSSIDSQMTYKSDSSRSEYLC, encoded by the exons ATGCGTCGACTTCTTTGTGTGCATGTACTCCTATGCTGCCTCAGTATGGCTCATCCCTTCTGTCCATCCCAGTGTACCTGTGTCTTCCATGGACGTACCGATGGAACAGGAACCAg atCTGTTCTCTGCAATGACCCAGATATGTCTGACATCCCTGTCAATGTCCCTGTGGATACAGTCAAACTTCGAATTGAGAAAACTGCAATACGGCGAATCCCAACAGAAGCTTTTTACTATCTAGTGGACCTGCGATACCTGTGGATTACCTATAATTCCATAACCTCAGTGGATACTGCTAGTTTCTACAACCTAAAAGTGCTCCATGAGCTAAGGCTGGATGGAAATATGATCGCTATCTTCCCTTGGGAGTCTCTCAAAGAGATGCCTAGGCTGAGGACACTGGATCTTCACAACAACAGACTCACTAATGTTCCCACCGAGGCGATCCCTTACCTCCTCAACATTACCTACTTGGATCTATCCAGCAACAAATTTTCCACCCTGCCCTCTGATCTCATGGATATCTGGCCACCCTTCAATGGACTACCCGTCTCTACTAATGCCTCTCAGAAAGTTGTGTTAG GCCTCCAGGACAATCCCTGGTTCTGTGACTGCAAAATCTCCAAGCTGATAGAGATGTCCAAAATGGCGGACACACCAGTGGTTTTGATGGATCTATTCTTAACCTGCGCTGGACCAGAGAATCTGGCAGGTGTCCTTTTTCAGCGGGCTGAACTTGACAACTGCGTAAAACCATCAGTGATGACATCTGCAACCAAGATCACATCTCCTTTGGGCAGTAACGTTCTCCTGCGTTGTGACGCCACAGGGTTTCCAACACCAACTCTTTACTGGGCCAAGTCAGATGGCTCACCAGTCAACAACACAG TCCAGGAGTCACCGGGGGATGGCATCAGGTGGTCCATCATGAGCTTACATGGGATAGTGTACAAAGATGCTGGAAACTACAGCTGTAAAGCCAAGAATGTTGCTGGCAATGCAGAAGCCACCATCTCTCTCTCAGTTGCTGGTACTTTCAGCACTACCATCCCTCCACCAAGGCCCGGCACTGGAACTGGACCAACCAGCCTGGGAACAACATTTATTCCCCCAACTGACATTACCAGCTCACCCTTCGTCACATCCACAGTCCTCCCAAGAACATCAACCGTATCTGCTGTCCCTAGGAAGCCAAAAACTACTCCCAGCAGCGGTTTACAGAAAGGCTCACTGAAGCAAACAAAAAGCCAGCAAGgaggaaatggaagaaaacTTGCAGCAGATGAAAAGAGCAAGAAAAGTGATGCCTCGAAGTCTGTTAAGGATCTAAAGATTGTAGAGGAAACGGCTGATAGTGCAGTGTTGCTCTGGACTGCAGATGGGTTACCAAATGAGGCCCCACTTACAGTTGTATATTCACCATATGGTGAGGATGACAGTAAGAGGACAGTGGAGACTAATGCTGGCAGTGGAAAAGTGCTCCTAGATGGACTGTCATCTGGGATGAGGTACTCCGTTTGCCTCTTTGCGAAAGGTAGTGCAGCTGGAAAAGATCCCTGCATTGACTTCTACACACTGGACAACATAGAGGATGACGGGCAGAACCAGCTTTTCATGATCATAAGCGGGATTGCCTGTGCTTTGGTTCTGCCTCTGATTGCCCTGCTGATCTACAAGATCCTCGCTCTGTACTGTAAAGGAAGCAGCACAGAGTTGGATGAAGAAGAGCTTGAAAAAGAGAGCTATGTCAAGTTTGAGACAATTTCAATGAAACAAAGGACAATGAACTCTCACCCAACTGAACTTTGGGCAAGGAGACCAACTCATGAATCAGAGCGAATGCTTCTCTGTTCCAGGTCAAGCATTGACTCCCAGATGACCTATAAGAGTGACAGTTCCCGGTCTGAATATCTCTGCTGA